From a single Georhizobium profundi genomic region:
- a CDS encoding DUF952 domain-containing protein, whose product MTAPIYKIAPRPLWEAAEAAGQFVGAPIDLIDGYIHFSTADQVRETAAKHFQGQDDLVLVAIDSEQLGDHLVYEPSRGGQLFPHLYTPLELSAVLWVKPLPLNADGSHNFPALDA is encoded by the coding sequence ATGACAGCACCGATCTACAAGATCGCGCCGCGCCCGCTTTGGGAAGCAGCCGAAGCCGCGGGCCAATTCGTCGGTGCGCCGATCGATCTCATCGACGGTTATATCCATTTCTCCACAGCCGATCAGGTTCGCGAGACGGCGGCCAAGCATTTCCAGGGCCAGGACGATCTGGTGCTCGTCGCGATCGATTCCGAACAGCTCGGCGATCATCTGGTCTATGAACCGTCCCGCGGCGGGCAGCTCTTTCCGCATCTCTATACGCCGCTGGAATTGTCGGCCGTGCTCTGGGTGAAGCCTTTGCCGCTGAACGCCGACGGCTCCCACAATTTTCCGGCACTGGACGCCTGA
- a CDS encoding alpha/beta hydrolase, whose product MSSVDWPGPDIFAPENIDGEIRELNESILSRLAAAPDIWSFSLPEIRKARAAGRGSFPLPAPDRHAIEQTIVGDDGHPIGLRILHPLTRAPRGTYLHFHGGGWVMGTARENDLRLRRLVEVTGFSAVSVDYRLAPEHPFPAAIDDCLTAALWLVGEGGSEFDRSVLAIGGESAGAHLTVATLVALRDRYQLTPFSAANLTAGCFDLSLTPSVRNWGSDKLILNTRDVEKFVENFVPATIDRRDPAVSPLFADLADMPPALFSCGTADLLIDDTLFMAARWLAAGNTAEIDIAPGGCHVFQSFETKLAEASRERIETFLNSRIDAALAT is encoded by the coding sequence ATGAGTTCAGTCGACTGGCCAGGTCCCGACATTTTCGCGCCCGAAAATATCGACGGGGAAATCCGGGAGCTCAACGAAAGCATCCTGTCCCGGCTGGCTGCGGCACCCGACATCTGGTCGTTCAGCCTGCCGGAGATCAGGAAGGCGCGCGCTGCCGGTCGTGGCTCGTTTCCACTGCCGGCACCCGACCGCCACGCCATCGAGCAGACCATCGTGGGCGATGACGGACATCCGATCGGCCTGCGCATCCTGCATCCGCTGACACGCGCTCCACGCGGAACCTATCTGCATTTTCACGGCGGTGGATGGGTGATGGGAACGGCGCGCGAGAACGATCTGCGTTTGCGGCGCCTGGTCGAAGTAACCGGCTTTTCTGCTGTGTCGGTCGACTACCGTCTTGCTCCCGAACACCCCTTTCCTGCCGCCATCGACGATTGCCTGACCGCGGCCTTGTGGCTCGTCGGCGAAGGCGGCTCGGAGTTTGACCGTTCCGTTCTGGCCATCGGGGGCGAATCCGCCGGCGCACACCTCACCGTCGCCACCCTCGTGGCATTGCGCGATCGCTACCAGCTGACGCCATTCTCAGCCGCCAATCTCACGGCGGGCTGTTTTGATCTGTCGCTTACTCCGAGCGTGCGGAACTGGGGCAGCGACAAGCTGATCCTCAACACCCGGGACGTGGAAAAATTCGTCGAGAATTTCGTGCCGGCAACGATCGACCGGCGCGACCCCGCCGTTTCACCGCTCTTTGCCGACTTGGCCGACATGCCGCCGGCATTGTTTTCCTGCGGAACCGCAGACCTTTTGATCGACGACACGCTTTTTATGGCAGCCCGCTGGCTGGCTGCCGGCAACACGGCCGAGATCGACATTGCGCCAGGCGGCTGTCACGTCTTCCAGAGCTTCGAAACGAAGCTGGCCGAAGCGAGCCGGGAGCGGATAGAAACCTTCCTCAACAGCCGGATCGATGCGGCGCTCGCCACATAG
- a CDS encoding response regulator transcription factor — protein MTSNTTIIIADDHPLFRGALRQALNGLGEAVEIVESGDFDATRQAVIDHPDADIMLLDLAMPGVSGLSGLISLRAEFVSLPVVIVSASDDGATIRRVLDLGASGFIPKSASIDDIRAAVRAVLDGEVWVPASIDVAEEADTEVQDLIRRLQTLTPQQSRVLGMLAEGLLNKQIAYELSVSEATIKAHVSAVLQKLGVDSRTQAVIQLSRIGMGGLNALPESASSH, from the coding sequence TTGACTTCGAACACCACAATCATCATCGCCGATGACCATCCGCTGTTTCGCGGTGCGTTGCGGCAGGCGCTCAACGGATTGGGCGAGGCGGTCGAGATCGTCGAATCCGGTGATTTCGATGCAACGCGGCAAGCGGTCATCGACCATCCCGATGCGGACATCATGCTGCTCGATCTCGCCATGCCCGGCGTGAGCGGCCTTTCGGGCCTGATTTCCCTGCGCGCGGAATTCGTCAGCCTGCCGGTGGTCATCGTGTCGGCTTCGGACGATGGGGCAACGATCCGCCGGGTGCTTGATCTCGGTGCATCGGGATTCATCCCGAAATCCGCAAGCATCGACGATATTCGGGCCGCCGTGCGGGCCGTGCTGGATGGCGAAGTCTGGGTTCCCGCCTCGATCGACGTTGCGGAAGAAGCCGACACCGAGGTGCAGGATCTCATTCGCCGCCTGCAGACGCTCACGCCTCAGCAGAGCCGGGTACTCGGAATGCTGGCCGAGGGCTTGCTGAACAAGCAGATCGCCTACGAGCTCAGTGTGTCGGAAGCCACCATCAAGGCCCATGTGTCCGCTGTGCTGCAGAAGCTCGGTGTCGACAGCCGAACACAGGCGGTCATCCAGCTGTCGCGCATCGGCATGGGCGGGTTGAACGCCCTGCCGGAAAGCGCCTCGAGTCACTAA